The nucleotide window ATGCCCACCTGGATCACACAGGATATCTGCCGTTGTTGGTGAACGAGGGGTTTTCCGGAAAGGTCTACTGCACTGCCGGTACCCGGGACCTCTGCGCGATTCTTCTTCCGGATAGCGGCTACCTTCAGGAGGAGGATGCGGACCGGGCCAATAGGCACCGTTATTCTAAACATGCGCCGGCCCTTCCCTTGTATACCAGGGAGGATGCCGAGCGGTCCCTGGGTTATTTCCATCCCGTGGACATGGATCGCGACGTGGATTTGGGTGACGGTCTGACCCTTCGGTTCATGCCCGCCGGCCATATCCTGGGATCCTCTTTGGTTTTCCTCCGGAACGGCGAGAGGTCCATCCTGTTTTCCGGAGACCTAGGTCGCCCCCGGGATCGTCTCATGAACCCCCCCGCTGTCATTCGGAAAACCGATTACCTGGTGATTGAATCCACCTATGGGAACCGCAGGCATGATCCGACGGACCCCAAAAAGGCACTGGGGGCGGTGATTAACCGAACGGTGGAGCGCGGAGGTATTCTCCTGATTCCGTCGTTCGCAGTGGGGCGGACCCAGTCCCTCCTCCATTACCTCCGCCTGCTTAAATCCGAAAAGACGATCCCGGATATTCCGGTCTTTCTCAATAGTCCCATGGCCATCGAGGCCACGGATATTTTTTGCCGTTATTCCAAGGAACACCGATTGACCCCTGCTGACTGTAAGGCGATGTGTGAGGGGGCCCGGTTTGTCAAAACCACTCAGGAGTCCAAGGGGTTGAATCTTCTTCCCGCACCTATGATCGTGATTTCGGCCAGCGGTATGGCGACCGGCGGCCGTGTGCTTCACCATATCAAAGCATGGGCACCGGACTCGCGGAACACCATTTTGTTTGTGGGTTTCCAAGCGGGGGGTACGCGGGGGGAAGCGTTGATCAACGGGGTTCCGTCGGTCAAAATTCACGGGGAGTACGTTCCTGTGGAGGCTGAAATTGTTTCCTTGGAATCTCTCTCCGCCCATTCGGACTACGCGGAAATTCTGGAGTGGCTGGGGGGCTTTGAAGCCTCCCCTAAGATTACGTTTATTACCCATGGGGAGCCCCCTGCAGCGGATGCCCTCCGCCACCGGATTGAAGAGCAACTTCATTGGCGCTGCCGCGTTCCGGAATATTTGGAAGCGGTAACATTGAAATGAAAAGGGATTTTTTTTAAAATCCCCTGAGGAGTGACGGGTAGGAGAAAGGGAAAAAACGGTTGAAGTTAGAGGTGAGAGGGTTGAGGTAAACCCTCAATAAAACTATGAAGGGTAGATGAAGGCATGGAATCGTAGATCCATTCCCATGAACCCTAACGGGAGACTTAACCCAGAATGAGCGAACACAACAAACAGGATCCTCCATCGGGAACAGGGGTTCCCCGGCCGGTTCACCCTCACAAGCGGCGAGAACCCTTACCCGTGGAAAAACCCAAACCTCCTGAGGCCAACGGGGGTGCTCAACAGCAGATAGAGGCCATCTTCGCCAGCTCCAGCTATCGGATGGCGGACCAGGACGTGGATTTTTTGAATTTGAATACAACCCGGGGGGTGCGGCTCCAGCTCGATTATCTGAAAGCCGAAACCCTTTTGGTCCAACACAATATCCCGCATACCATTGTGGTTTTCGGAAGCACACGCATTCCCGAGCCGGAAGAGGCCCGAAAAAACGTCCGGGAACTTCGGGATGTCATGGCCCGATCCCCGAATGATGGGTCGCTGCAACGGAAATTGGCGGTTGCGGAAAGGCTTCTGGCCAAGAGCCATTACTACGATGTAGCCCGGAGCTTCGGCCGCCTGGTGGGGGAGTCTGGTGGGGGGCCCGAAGACACACGGGTGGTTCTAATGACTGGGGGCGGTCCGGGGATGATGGAGGCCGCCAACCGGGGGGCCTTCGATGTGGGCGCCAAGACCATTGGGTTGAATATTTCCCTTCCCCATGAGCAGTATCCGAATCCGTATATCACTCCGGAACTGTGTTTCCTTTTTCACTATTTCGGGATTCGAAAACTGCACTTTCTATTGCGGGCGAAGGCCCTGGTGGCTTTTCCTGGGGGATATGGAACCCTTGACGAATTGTTCGAGACCCTGACACTGATCCAGACCCGGACGATCCAGCCCCTTCCTGTGGTTTTGGTGGGCCGGTCTTTCTGGAAGAAAGCTTTTGACGCTCGGTTCCTGCTGGAAGAAGGGGTGATCGACTCGGAGGACGAGGAACTGTTTTGGTATGCGGAGACCGCGGAGGAG belongs to Nitrospiria bacterium and includes:
- a CDS encoding LOG family protein, coding for MSEHNKQDPPSGTGVPRPVHPHKRREPLPVEKPKPPEANGGAQQQIEAIFASSSYRMADQDVDFLNLNTTRGVRLQLDYLKAETLLVQHNIPHTIVVFGSTRIPEPEEARKNVRELRDVMARSPNDGSLQRKLAVAERLLAKSHYYDVARSFGRLVGESGGGPEDTRVVLMTGGGPGMMEAANRGAFDVGAKTIGLNISLPHEQYPNPYITPELCFLFHYFGIRKLHFLLRAKALVAFPGGYGTLDELFETLTLIQTRTIQPLPVVLVGRSFWKKAFDARFLLEEGVIDSEDEELFWYAETAEEVWEGILVWHKANGTPLFQA
- a CDS encoding MBL fold metallo-hydrolase, which encodes MKIQFLGATGTVTGSKYLVSAGSKKLLVDCGLFQGFKQLRLRNWESLPISPSQIDTVILTHAHLDHTGYLPLLVNEGFSGKVYCTAGTRDLCAILLPDSGYLQEEDADRANRHRYSKHAPALPLYTREDAERSLGYFHPVDMDRDVDLGDGLTLRFMPAGHILGSSLVFLRNGERSILFSGDLGRPRDRLMNPPAVIRKTDYLVIESTYGNRRHDPTDPKKALGAVINRTVERGGILLIPSFAVGRTQSLLHYLRLLKSEKTIPDIPVFLNSPMAIEATDIFCRYSKEHRLTPADCKAMCEGARFVKTTQESKGLNLLPAPMIVISASGMATGGRVLHHIKAWAPDSRNTILFVGFQAGGTRGEALINGVPSVKIHGEYVPVEAEIVSLESLSAHSDYAEILEWLGGFEASPKITFITHGEPPAADALRHRIEEQLHWRCRVPEYLEAVTLK